One window of Triticum dicoccoides isolate Atlit2015 ecotype Zavitan chromosome 5A, WEW_v2.0, whole genome shotgun sequence genomic DNA carries:
- the LOC119302945 gene encoding uncharacterized protein LOC119302945, translated as MGREKLHKQPSGRLIESLKMERVRTILTHRYPYPHEHSRHFMIAVIVGWLFLLSSDNLQTLIMKLDKNFKWWSMYACLIGFFYFFSSPFIRKTIKPNYSNFSRWYVAWIFLAALYHLPSFQSMGLDLRMNLSLFLTIYISSLVFLIVFHVIFLGLWYLGLVSRMAEKKPEMLTIIQNCAVISIACCVFYSHCGNRTLSRDKSIDRRTASWVAFSLWRKQNEDNTLISKLLRMHKFKDQICSSWFAPVGSASDYPLLSKWAIYGELASNGSEHSNIISPVYSLWATFIGLYMANYVVERSTGWALTHPLTISEYENLKKLLKPDFEDMVPWYSGTSTDLFKTVFDLMISVTLFVGRFDMRMMQAAMNKTPDESKSSDLLYDHLDEKDELWFDFIADTGDGGNSTYAIARLLAQPSLVVKSDDSRLIFPRGELLLIGGDLAYPNPCSFTYERRFFCPFEYALQPPAWYTPDHIALEKPELPLGVSELRQYKGPQCFMIPGNHDWFDGLNTFMRYVCHKSWLGGWFLPQKRSYFALKLPNGWWVFGLDQALHGDIDVYQFKFFAELCQQKVGEHDSVILITHEPNWLLDWYWGDKTGKNVTYLIREYLKGRCKLRMAGDLHHYMRHSCTESKEPVHVQHLLVNGCGGAFLHPTHVFENFKECYGNKYETKAVYPSYEDSSKIALGNILKFRRKNWQFDVIGGFVYFVLVFSMFPQCDSFRILHEDSWDGRVNSFFNATWNAIFEILEHSYVSLAGVLTLLTVSFFFVPTKLSRRRRALLGFLHAAAHITSAVLLMLLMELGIEICIRNHLLATSGYHTLYEWYRQAESEHFPDPTGLRARLEQWTFGLYPACIKYLMSAFDIPEVMAVTRSTICRKGIESLPRGGAIIYYVSVFLYFWVLSTPVVSMVFGSYLYVCINWFHIHFDEAFSSLRIANYKAFTRFHIKKNGDLEVFTLAVDKVPKEWMLDPDWDMEPKEPLQMSHTRRFPSKWRAASGWSDPTSVVRVVDQFVIPRTLVDPLLPDSAP; from the exons ATGGGAAGAGAAAAGCTCCATAAGCAGCCATCTGGTCGTCTGATTGAATCCCTTAAAATGGAGAGGGTCAGGACTATTCTGACTCATAGATACCCATACCCACATGAGCATTCAAGACATTTCATGATTGCTGTGATTGTTGGCTGGCTTTTCCTCCTTTCATCAGATAACTTACAAACCCTTATAATGAAATTGGACAAGAATTTTAAATGGTGGTCGATGTATGCCTGTTTGATTGGTTTCTTCTATTTCTTCTCATCACCATTTATTAGGAAGACTATCAAGCCAAACTATTCAAACTTTAGTCGTTG GTACGTTGCTTGGATATTCTTGGCAGCATTATACCATCTCCCTAGTTTTCAGTCAATGGGGTTGGATTTGAGGATGAATCTTTCCCTCTTCCTCACTATTTATATTTCCTCTCTAGTTTTCTTGATCGTCTTCCACGTCATATTTCTTGGACTCTGGTATTTGGGTCTTGTTTCTCGCATGGCAGAGAAAAAGCCAGAGATGCTTACTATAATCCAAAATTGCGCA GTGATAAGTATAGCTTGCTGCGTGTTCTACAGCCACTGTGGTAACAGGACTCTTTCAAGGGATAAATCTATTGATCGTAGAACTGCTAGCTGGGTTGCATTTTCACTCTGGAGAAAGCAAAATGAGGACAACACACTGATTTCAAAGCTATTGCGTATGCATAAGTTTAAAGACCAGATTTGCTCATCCTGGTTTGCCCCGGTTGGCTCTGCCAGTGATTACCCACTTCTCTCGAAATGGGCCATTTATGGAGAA TTAGCTTCCAATGGATCCGAACACTCCAACATCATTTCACCTGTCTACTCTTTGTGGGCCACATTCATTGGTCTTTACATGGCCAATTATGTCGTGGAGCGGTCAACTGG ATGGGCTCTAACTCATCCTTTAACAATTTCGGAGTATGAGAATCTGAAGAAACTGTTGAAACCGGATTTTGAGGACATGGTTCCTTGGTACTCTGG GACCTCAACAGATTTATTCAAAACCGTTTTCGACCTCATGATATCTGTGACACTCTTTGTTGGTAGATTTGACATGCGTATGATGCAG GCTGCTATGAACAAAACTCCAGATGAATCTAAGAGCAGCGACCTTTTATACGATCATCTTGATGAGAAAGACGAACTTTGGTTTGACTTCATTGCAGATACCGGCGATGGTGGCAACTCTACATATGCTATAGCACGCTTACTTGCTCAACCTTCTTTAGTCGTAAAGTCTGATGATTCCAGGCTTATATTTCCCCGTGGAGAACTACTACTTATTGGTGGAGACCTCGC ATATCCGAATCCATGCTCATTTACATATGAGCGGCGTTTTTTCTGCCCTTTTGAGTATGCTCTCCAGCCTCCTGCTTGGTACACGCCTGATCATATAGCATTGGAAAAACCTGAACTTCCTCTTGGAGTTTCTGAGCTCAGGCAGTACAAGGGACCACAATGTTTTATGATTCCTGGAAACCATG ATTGGTTTGATGGACTGAACACATTCATGAGGTATGTCTGTCATAAGAGCTGGCTTGGTGGGTGGTTTTTACCCCAGAAGAGGAGTTATTTTGCATTAAAGCTTCCCAATGGGTGGTGGGTTTTTGGTCTTGACCAAGCTCTACAtggcgacattgatgtgtaccagtTCAAGTTTTTTGCAGAATTATGTCAACAGAAG GTTGGAGAACATGATTCTGTAATTCTTATAACTCATGAGCCAAATTGGCTTCTCGACTGGTACTGGGGTGATAAAACTGGAAAAAACGTAACATATTTAATACGTGAGTACCTCAAGGGAAGGTGTAAATTGCGGATGGCTGGCGACCTGCACCATTATATGCGTCATTCTTGCACTGAGTCCAAAGAACCAGTACATGTGCAACACTTGCTTGTAAATGGTTGTGGTGGAGCCTTTTTGCATCCAacacatgtcttcgagaacttcaaGGAATGCTATGGGAACAAGTATGAAACGAAGGCTGTATATCCTTCTTATGAAGATTCTAGCAAG ATTGCACTTGGTAATATTTTAAAATTCCGAAGGAAAAATTGGCAATTTGATGTCATTGGTGGTTTTGTGTATTTCGTGTTGGTCTTCTCAATGTTTCCACAG TGTGACTCATTTCGTATCTTGCATGAAGACTCTTGGGATGGCCGTGTGAATAGTTTCTTCAATGCAACGTGGAATGCTATTTTTGAGATTCTAGAGCATTCTTATGTATCCCTAGCTGGTGTTCTTACTCTGTTGACGGTATCATTTTTCTTTGTACCCACAAAACTATCACGTAGAAGACGTGCTTTGCTTGGCTTTCTTCATGCTGCTGCTCATATAACTTCGGCAGTACTACTGATGCTGCTTATGGAACTGGGTATTGAGATATGCATCCGCAACCATCTACTAGCGACATCAG GCTACCACACCCTCTATGAATGGTACCGTCAGGCAGAAAGTGAACATTTCCCTGATCCCACGGGGCTTCGTGCTCGTCTGGAACAGTGGACCTTCGGGCTTTATCCTGCGTGTATCAAGTACCTTATGTCTGCCTTCGACATCCCAGAG GTTATGGCAGTAACTAGAAGCACAATCTGCAGAAAAGGAATAGAGTCTCTCCCTCGGGGAGGCGCCATCATCTACTATGTGTCTGTCTTTCTCTACTTCTGGGTCTTGTCGACGCCCGTTGTGTCGATGGTGTTTGGGAGCTACTTATACGTGTGTATAAACTGGTTCCATATTCACTTTGACGAGGCCTTCTCCTCCCTGCGCATAGCAAATTACAAGGCGTTCACGCGGTTCCACATCAAAAAGAATGGAGACCTTGAGGTGTTCACCCTGGCTGTGGACAAG GTGCCAAAAGAGTGGATGCTGGATCCAGACTGGGATATGGAGCCCAAGGAGCCATTGCAGATGAGCCACACCAGGAGGTTCCCAAGCAAATGGCGAGCCGCGTCGGGATGGTCGGATCCGACCAGCGTAGTTCGGGTTGTTGACCAGTTTGTCATTCCACGGACACTGGTAGATCCTCTTTTACCAGACTCTGCTCCGTGA